One genomic segment of Prosthecobacter fusiformis includes these proteins:
- a CDS encoding site-specific DNA-methyltransferase yields MYSHLSIETIPVAQLTAHQHNPRKHSKKQIRQIADSIQTFGFKAPVLVDANSRLICGHGRVAACKLLGIDQVPAIRADDLDDSKIRAFMIADNRLTENAEWDNTLLAENFKFLSDLNLDFELEVTGFEYGEIENLLSLDEDGSSEEPPVPNADSLPSITRLGDVWQLGEHRILCDNSLDHGSYKTLFTGSEKASIIFTDPPYNLSARDIGKVCEANHGDFAMGAGEMTAAEFQAFLETVFDHLSSFSTNGSIHYICMDWRHAFELVAAGKAVYSEWKNLCVWAKNAGGMGTFYRSQHELVFVFKNGTGKHQNHFELGQHGRYRTNVWNYPSVMHLKDSDGDKGGNEALNLHPTIKPVAMIEDALRDCSRRGEIVLDPFLGSGSTLIAAEKTGRICHGIELSPRYVDVAITRWQEWTGKKAVHVETGITYKDRNLL; encoded by the coding sequence ATGTATTCCCATCTCTCCATTGAAACCATCCCTGTCGCCCAATTAACTGCCCATCAGCACAACCCTCGCAAACACAGCAAGAAGCAGATCCGCCAGATCGCCGACAGCATCCAGACCTTCGGTTTCAAAGCGCCTGTCCTGGTGGACGCGAACAGCCGCTTGATCTGCGGCCATGGCCGGGTTGCCGCCTGCAAATTGTTAGGCATCGACCAAGTCCCTGCAATCCGAGCTGATGACTTGGATGACAGCAAGATCCGCGCTTTCATGATTGCTGACAACCGGCTGACGGAAAACGCCGAATGGGACAACACCTTGCTGGCAGAGAACTTCAAGTTCCTCTCTGATCTCAATCTGGATTTTGAACTTGAAGTCACCGGGTTCGAGTATGGTGAAATCGAAAATCTCCTCTCACTGGACGAGGATGGTTCATCGGAAGAGCCTCCGGTTCCAAATGCAGATTCGCTTCCTTCCATCACCCGACTTGGAGATGTTTGGCAACTTGGCGAACACCGCATTCTATGTGACAACAGCCTTGACCATGGGTCTTATAAAACCCTGTTCACCGGCTCCGAGAAAGCCTCCATCATCTTCACCGACCCTCCCTATAATCTCTCCGCCAGGGACATCGGCAAGGTCTGCGAAGCCAACCATGGTGACTTTGCCATGGGTGCGGGAGAGATGACGGCGGCAGAGTTCCAGGCATTTCTCGAAACGGTCTTTGATCACCTATCATCGTTTTCAACCAACGGTTCCATTCACTACATCTGCATGGACTGGCGGCATGCTTTTGAGCTGGTTGCCGCAGGCAAAGCCGTGTATTCAGAATGGAAAAACCTGTGCGTCTGGGCCAAGAATGCCGGAGGCATGGGCACGTTTTACCGCAGCCAGCATGAGCTCGTTTTCGTGTTCAAGAACGGTACCGGCAAACACCAGAACCACTTTGAGCTAGGCCAGCACGGGCGTTATCGCACGAACGTGTGGAATTATCCCTCGGTCATGCATTTGAAGGACAGCGACGGTGACAAGGGTGGCAATGAAGCGCTCAACCTTCATCCAACCATCAAGCCTGTGGCCATGATTGAGGATGCACTCAGGGATTGCTCACGTCGCGGGGAAATCGTTCTCGACCCGTTTCTGGGCAGCGGCAGCACGCTCATTGCAGCCGAAAAGACCGGTCGCATCTGCCACGGGATTGAGCTGTCACCGCGCTACGTGGATGTGGCCATCACACGCTGGCAGGAATGGACCGGCAAAAAAGCCGTCCATGTTGAAACGGGAATCACTTACAAAGACCGCAACCTCCTCTGA
- a CDS encoding helix-turn-helix domain-containing protein, translating into MASLSKNSREIARSLGRVVRQLREERSLSQEEFAVLTGHHRTYIGFLERGERSPNIETVDRIARALELKASDLLREAGY; encoded by the coding sequence TTGGCCTCGCTCTCAAAAAACTCCCGTGAAATCGCCCGCAGTCTTGGACGCGTGGTGAGGCAGTTGCGTGAAGAGAGGAGTCTGTCCCAGGAGGAATTTGCGGTGCTGACAGGGCACCACCGGACCTACATCGGCTTTCTGGAACGCGGAGAGCGTTCGCCCAATATTGAGACGGTTGACCGCATTGCTCGTGCTCTGGAATTGAAGGCGTCTGATTTGCTTCGGGAAGCGGGGTATTGA
- a CDS encoding helix-turn-helix domain-containing protein: MANPPPDQFSSVLASVFKETREKAGLSQKRLSEISGVGRTGIVTMEAGDRIPSILICKMLADGMKVPLANIVAEVERRLNSSRC, encoded by the coding sequence GTGGCAAACCCGCCTCCCGACCAATTTTCCAGTGTTCTCGCCTCCGTCTTCAAGGAGACGCGGGAGAAGGCTGGACTGTCGCAGAAGAGGCTTTCCGAAATTTCCGGCGTGGGAAGAACCGGTATTGTGACCATGGAGGCAGGGGACCGGATTCCATCAATCCTCATCTGCAAAATGCTGGCAGATGGAATGAAGGTGCCACTGGCAAATATTGTGGCGGAGGTTGAGCGCCGATTGAATTCTTCCCGGTGTTGA
- a CDS encoding McrB family protein, which produces MREALVAGHKLREHSAYTNTAFAESEDPWRAFAKQLIYEKTNGISSRGQSVLSWENFLRFIEENSFVLALEEMIKAPNRETFDGFSAAWEMVRQKHGASRNPLLINRTLAACTCDVSSTVNGADFETVFAWLVNEELIAPTDALEADWYDKNVHLMGCLHEVFAHEISMSDNDPKKIPEQLLSIFVWELSQNIANPFSLKKQVVKYGAPGTGKTYSAKQNSRLLFSIWQEKHGRIDPELKFDQCSEIVQFHPSYGYEDFIEGLRPVSTLEGSWQLRLQNGIFKRFCQRAGAWEIDVYQIPGDGPDLAAKWPELTLGQLKPHIGGSLQHPSWQNIATLDDSVKIADVTPPFFFIIDEINRAELSRVLGELMLCIEYRGTQGAISTQYAALNTGESTMLNTAGGPRFFIPHNVYLIGTMNTIDRSVESFDLALRRRFRWERIDPDISTLRYHLTQRDVLQANRSRPWAKLADNLEALNRAIRQTDILGPDYEIGHAYLMNLRYPNTLSCSEVRSRVWEDSIEPLLEEYLRGSGRAEGLMPEFRKAFGIA; this is translated from the coding sequence GTGCGTGAAGCACTGGTGGCTGGGCACAAACTCCGCGAACACTCCGCTTACACCAACACTGCCTTTGCTGAGTCAGAGGATCCCTGGCGGGCATTCGCCAAGCAGCTGATCTATGAAAAGACAAACGGCATTTCATCCCGAGGCCAGTCGGTTCTTAGCTGGGAAAATTTCCTCCGCTTCATCGAGGAGAACAGCTTCGTTTTGGCTTTGGAGGAAATGATCAAGGCTCCGAACCGCGAGACATTTGATGGCTTCTCGGCTGCGTGGGAGATGGTCCGCCAAAAGCATGGAGCCAGCCGGAATCCGCTGCTGATCAACCGCACCCTCGCAGCCTGCACTTGTGATGTCAGCAGCACGGTGAACGGGGCTGATTTTGAAACAGTTTTCGCGTGGCTGGTTAATGAAGAACTCATCGCGCCGACAGATGCTCTTGAGGCAGACTGGTATGATAAAAATGTCCACTTGATGGGCTGCCTTCACGAGGTGTTTGCCCATGAAATATCGATGAGCGATAACGACCCGAAAAAGATCCCTGAACAGCTGCTGAGCATCTTTGTCTGGGAGCTTTCTCAAAACATCGCCAACCCCTTCAGTCTTAAGAAGCAAGTGGTGAAGTATGGCGCACCAGGGACGGGAAAAACGTACAGCGCCAAACAGAACTCCCGGCTCCTGTTCTCCATCTGGCAGGAAAAACATGGGCGAATTGATCCTGAGTTGAAGTTTGATCAATGCTCCGAGATCGTCCAGTTCCATCCCTCCTACGGTTACGAAGATTTTATTGAGGGATTGCGTCCCGTCTCCACGCTGGAAGGCAGCTGGCAGCTCCGGTTGCAGAATGGCATCTTCAAGCGGTTCTGTCAGAGAGCAGGTGCCTGGGAAATTGACGTTTACCAGATTCCCGGTGATGGGCCGGATTTGGCCGCGAAGTGGCCTGAGTTGACCCTTGGACAACTGAAGCCTCACATTGGAGGATCCTTACAGCATCCGAGTTGGCAGAACATTGCCACCTTGGATGATTCGGTGAAGATTGCGGACGTCACTCCGCCTTTCTTTTTCATCATTGATGAAATCAACCGGGCCGAGCTTTCACGGGTGCTGGGTGAACTGATGCTCTGCATTGAGTATCGGGGGACTCAAGGAGCCATCTCCACACAGTACGCCGCTTTGAATACCGGAGAGAGCACCATGCTTAACACTGCGGGTGGGCCAAGGTTTTTCATCCCGCACAATGTTTATCTGATTGGCACCATGAACACCATTGACCGCAGCGTGGAGAGTTTTGACCTCGCTCTCCGCCGCCGGTTCCGCTGGGAGCGGATTGATCCTGACATCTCGACTCTTCGGTATCATCTTACTCAGCGGGATGTTTTGCAGGCAAACAGATCAAGGCCGTGGGCAAAGCTTGCAGACAACCTGGAGGCCTTGAATAGAGCGATCCGGCAAACGGATATCCTCGGTCCCGACTATGAAATTGGGCATGCCTATTTGATGAATCTCAGGTATCCCAACACGCTGAGTTGCAGCGAAGTCCGCTCTAGAGTCTGGGAGGATTCCATCGAACCCCTGCTTGAAGAATATCTCCGAGGATCGGGGCGAGCGGAGGGCCTCATGCCTGAATTCAGAAAAGCTTTTGGAATCGCGTGA